Genomic window (Marinobacter szutsaonensis):
CAGCAGGAACAGCACGATGATCCCCACCACATCCTGGCCGGCGGGCGCTTCTGCCAGCTGTTGCTCAAAATCGGCCAGCTCGGTCGGTGTCAGGTTCTGGATGCGATCCGCCACCTGATCCTTGCTCACCCCCATCTCGGCCAGCTTTTCCTGCACTTCCTGTTTTTCCAGCATGTTCAGGAGTTGTTGCCGGTCCAGTTCGGTCTGTTGCTGCTGGATGATCTCTCCGGTCCCGACCATGCCGGCATGGGCGGTGGTGGAGAAAGTAGTGGCCATGGCCATGAGTACGGCCATCACCAGTGAAACCTGCTTCAGATAATTGCGTATCTCGGACATTCCAGGCTCCTTTCTTGTGGTGTCGTCTAAAACAGTAGGTTCAGATATGTATTCATTCAACATACAAAATTGTCATGGTCGCCGGACTTCAAGGCGCCGTTCGGGCCAGTGCAGGATCGCTGACCGTCGAATCATCTTGCTCGCGAGCTGGGGAAAGGCCTCCTCGATCACCCCGG
Coding sequences:
- a CDS encoding PA2779 family protein, translated to MSEIRNYLKQVSLVMAVLMAMATTFSTTAHAGMVGTGEIIQQQQTELDRQQLLNMLEKQEVQEKLAEMGVSKDQVADRIQNLTPTELADFEQQLAEAPAGQDVVGIIVLFLLVFIITDMLCATNIFSFINCIR